The nucleotide window ATATAATCCAGAGAATATATATTTATCGAAGCATGGTGGCGGCGCGGGCAACAATTGGGCTTCAGGTTTTAGTCAAGGCGAGAAGTTACACGAAGAAGTTTTTGATATCATTGACCGCGAGGCAGATGGTAGTGATTCACTTGAAGGTTTTGTGCTCTGCCATTCAATAGCCGGCGGCACCGGTTCGGGTATGGGCTCATATATCATGGAACGATTGGCAGATCGTTTCCCtaaaaaattactacagacaTACAGTGTATTTCCAAACCAAGATGAAATAAGTGATGTTGTGGTACAACCATATAACTCGTTGCTTACACTAAAACGTCTGACTGTTTGCGCAGATTGTGTGGTCGTTTTGGATAACACAGCTTTGAATCGCATTGCTGCAGATCGATTGCATATTGAAAATCCAACTTTCGCACAAATTAATAATCTAGTATCGACCATAATGTCGGTCAGTACAACTACTTTGCGTTATCCATCTTATATGAACAATAATCTGATTGGATTGACAGCGCCATTGATACCTACGCCGCAATTACATTTTCTAATGACTGGCTATACACCACTCACTACTGAAAACGATGTAAGTTTTAGagatacacatttacatacatatttacatacgagGTTCTCCAAACTACGTATATTTCAGCCAAATTTAAGTGTACGTAAAACGACAGTGTTGGACGTAATGCGCCGTCTGTTACAGCCTAAAAATATGATGGTATCTTCTGGACCCGACAAGACAAATCATCATTGCTACATCTCTATATTGAATATTATACAggtattaatatttgttttatatgttaGATTAGTCTGCTTCATTATCACTTCCAACTATCCTTATTCTTACCAGGGCGAAGTTGACCCAACACAAGTACACAAATCGCTGCAGCGTATACGCGAACGAAAACTGGCGCAATTCATACCGTGGGGTCCAGCTAGTATACAGGTTGCCTTATCCCGTAGCTCACCATATGTGCAGAGCAATCACAAAGTTTCTGGTCTAATGATGGCTAATCATACGGGCATCACATCGCTATTTAACCGTGCTTTAGCGCAATATGATAAATTGCGTAAACGTGGAGCATTCTTAGATCAATTTCGGCGGGAGGATATGTTTAAAGATGATCTATCAGAACTGGATCACTCGAAGCTAGTATTAGATTGCCTGTCACAGGAGTACGAAGCAGCAACGCGTCCGAATTATTTGCAATGGAGTCCAAGTAATGTTCAACAAGGCTTCTGATTTTGCccacatttattattttcttatcgcaaaaatttattcttttgaagttaagtttaaaaatgtatagggtaggaatttatttttttaataaattaaatatttgaaacgaatttaaattaaatactgTTGACGTTTTAAGATAAATatactaaattaatatttaaattattacttatgAAACATAGCTTTGAAATGCAACCGTAACTCGATGTGATTTGTGGAAGCTATTCAGCACTCAAGTTTGACGTTTCTAATGTGGGTGTTGTATTTTCTTGCATTGTTGTTTTCGACACatatttttctgataaaaatagtGAATCAGCGTCggcattattaaaaatataactaaataaagtcaatttaaaacaatttattactaCCGTTATATAgaaaacaaaagtaaacatAATGGCCGCCACATTAAAGCCTTATTTAACAGCTGTGCGTCATTCACTGACCGCTGCTATGTGTTTACAAGATTTCCCTTCGCAAGTCGTGGAGCGCCACAATAAGCCCGAAGTTGAAGTTTGCTCCAGCAAGGAATTAGTATTAACACCAGTCGTGATTTCACGGAACGAACGTGAGCGAGTGCTAATCGAGCCCTCCATCAATTCGGTGCGTGTTAGCATTGCCGTGAAACAAGCAGATGAAATCGAGAAAATCCTGTGCCATAAATTTACACGCTTTATGATGCGCCGTGCAGAGTCGTTCATAATTTTGCGCCGCAAACCAATCGATGGCTATGACATTAGTTTtctcatcaccaattttcacacTGAGCAAATGTATAAGCACAAATTGGTGGATTTCGTTATCAGCTTTATGGAGGAAATTGATAAGGAAATCAGCGAGATGAAATTAGCTGTAAACGCGCGTGCACGTACCTGTGCAGAGGAGTTTCTAAAGCGTTTCTAAGCATATAAGTTAAATGTGAgacgtttttgcttttgtttaaactaaggaaaataatagaaaatcaCTTTGTATTCCAATAAACAGTATGTATTGTATGGAGACAAACGAGGTGCACGCTAAGCAGGCCAGCAAATAAAGTATTCAgcatttttattaccaaaattgcATTTGTTTACAATTCATGTAATCCGGTTTcaattatgtatttacattatgatgcattttcattacattaattataaatattataaattatatacttaaaactaacgctataacaaaattatatctATATAATCTTTCTATCCAAATGTTTACAAAATAGAAATGGATgcattatagaaaaaaaattgaatttatgcatctatatatacataataattcAACTATGCTAAATCAGAGGCATTATCATCAATATTATTCTTACCAATCCACCACAGCATCAGCGCATTTTCATAATCTATAGTTATATCTTCtgcatttaaatttgtatttatacattttgatGCAATTTCATCTTCTGTCATATCCACAAAGTGATGCTGCCCTGAAGTAGTCGCCAAGATGGGTAAGGAGGGATGAAAATTAGCACCATTGCAACAATCTCCATGTAACAGTAGCTATAATTGCAAAAGTAGTTATGAAttaagaaattgaaataaacatATAATCTTACTTTTTCTTCCACATTGTTCTCCAAAtcccaaatacataaaaatcCAGATGTGTCGCCACTCACTAGCCAGCGCTCATCATATGGACAAACGTCGAAATAGATGCGTTGATTTGTTGCAACATTTCGTGTAAACTCTCTTACTGGACTGGAATAGTTGCGCATATCCcattctaatattttattatccttACGTGCGCCACTGAATAGTGACCAATTATCACTGTTTGCTAATACTGCGTAACGTAACCATGTTATACCACCATTATGTCCGCCAAGCGTAAATAGTGGACCCAATTTGGGTGCGCGCAAGTCAAAGTGATTTATATTTCCATTCCAAGAGCCAGTCGTCACTGCCCTATCGTTATCTGTGGTGAGCGCAAAACATGAGATGGCTTGTTTTACTGAAATCGAGCTCGAATCACGACCCGgtctagaaaaaaaaatacattttttaacaatttataaaatCACATCCCCCACAGTCTTTCACTTACACATttgtatcaaatatttttatagattttttatagCCGCCGTATACTTTTTCGCCATCGTTAGAAAATGTAACAGCAATGGCCGATTCCACTTCATCAACATTATCGTACCCGCGATAAGTACAACGTAGCTCAGCGTTAAATGCATCCCACATGTGTATAGGCTCATGTTGTCTTGACGCCAACCAACTAAGAGATAtagaacaattaataaaattatttgcaattaaatttctgaaaatttaccAACAAGTTTCCGGTGCGTTACTATTCATAAACGGATACCACGCATAATCGTAAACCGTACCACCTTCTTTTACATGTACGGCGGTTTCTAGTTTACTTAACTCACGGTTCGCTGACACGGTTTTAGTGGAAAAGGCTGTATAAAGATCCCTTGGCAATTCAATAACATGCATgcctattaaaataaataatatttttttaaaaattgttctatatgtatacaatttttgttgtttaccaTCTAAATGCACCGGTGTTAGTATACATGTACCATCTGGCGACCACAAACAACCTTTAGTGTAGTGTTGTTTTTCTGGTGAAGAACTCCACAAACGCCGGCCTAACTCCAGCAATGCGGTCTGAAACAGTTCATTAACCTCAGGcgcattttcattttcagtCAATCCCGTCTCATTATTTTGCGCTGTATCATTTAATGTATCACTTTCAATTATATTCTCTTCAATTACAACGGTATCAATGCAACTTTCATCTAATGATATATCGGTGAACTTGGCCGATAAGTCGcgtgtattttctttaaaaattattgtatttttaactaCCGGCGACGCCTCTTCTGCTGACATGTCTATATCGCTGCAGCTTATGTTCTCATTCAGGCTAAAAGAAGCTGTGTTATCAATAATCACTGTTGGTAAATAATGTGCATATTAGATTTTGTGCCAAGTCTTTTACATttcgatgagtgaaattatgtTGCACTTACTTTTATCTCCGTTTTTTATAGATCTAACTTCCATGTTGTTGCAGAATTTATTCAAATTGCTTGGCAGGAAAATCAgtgagttttattttataaaataaagtgtagaaatattatatgaatacaaatataccggcaaatttacttattttagcACGAATTAGAAACAGCTGACGAATTGTTATGGTTGGTAGAGTTgtatttgaaaagttatttcGCTTGCGCGTTGCCAactatataacttttaaaataagaCAACACTGATAATATCTAAATTAGACCCCAAAAGACAGAGACTAACTCCTTACTAGACAAGTAAATTTTTGCCGTTATTACTAACACCCAACCactggttttttgtttttaaaggaTAAATTATATTGTAAGTGGAGCAAGTTCAAGTTTCATTGATTGTTGGAGGTTTGCCTGACAGTTTATACTGAGTCAACGACCCGCAGAAAGTAAATGTATGCCAGAATGAACGCTTTGCTTTCAGTGTTCCTCTCTAGTAAAAAATGGCGACAGTTGCTtggcaaaacataaaaaagagtTGGTGAATCTTTCGCTTGGGTGCGCGCCAAAACTTTTTATGTTAACGTTGTTATACAATAGCATACATAAAAATTTGCTGTCAAAACAGATGTTTTACGctctgcaagcgacatctgtcaaatattaaaatacacacgctCTTATGGAAACATTTATTGAGACAGCTGCACATCTACATAACTGTATTCATaggaacgtgtgtattttaatattcgacagatgtcgcttgcagtctgtcgcgctctacgtGTTCAGCGAAGCAAAAGTTGTATGTGAATTGGCCATAAGGAAACATGCTTTGAAGCTTCTGTTGCTTGCTGTCACCGAGTTTGACATTTGAGCAGATATGTGTAAAGCGTTTAggtaaataatgtttttagtttatttattaattcatattaatttaacttaaatcAAACTTTTTTCAAGGAGCAAAAAATCAGACGGCaacaaaaataagtataaacatactataatatatgcacataaataaatatatcaaaattcgTACTGAGGAACCAAGTACTGGGTAAGTATGTTAAATCAGTTAGTATTACATGCTAATACATTATAAATTATGTTTCAAATCTTGCAGCAgttgtgaataaaaaataaatgtaaacgcATACACAATATAATTAGTGTATTCGCGTTGCGTTGATAGGATAGTGAATAGTCCATGTATGTTCATACAGGTTTCGATTGTTGACAActtaattgttgttattaaaaCTAATTGATTCTTCTGAAGCTGTCTAGTCCAAATGATATACTTCGTTTGGCattatattctaatatttaaagCAAGTTTGATCAATAATTGAATAAACAAAgtttgcaaatatacatatatgtaaattcaGTGAAAGAAAAAGGTGTTTGTATCCATAATGTTAAAATCATTTGTTGTTTGTCATGAATTATAATGATTCtgtgttatttacaatttatttgtattcAGTTATTATCcataaagcattttttttggttgaaatctttgtaaaatttatttttaaatcctaaatacaaaaaaaaacgactgATTCTGATATTATAGATCCAATTACTTTTGACAAATTGTGCTTTTGGGCTATGAAGTTGTATAAttgaatctgaaattttgaatcattaattttgaaaactattggtacaaaaataacaagaatGAATGAATTTTCCATTTTGGAATGTTACTgaacataatatatacatacagttgtccacaaaataataggagtgccaatctgaaaaatgtgtttggctgcataacttttttaaatcacatGTAAATGACACGAAACAATAACGGTACACATAACGGGATACtagcattaaaatacaaaacaaatttttattgtgacGATTGCTATTCTAGTTCTGCTTTGCTAGTTCTCGGAGACACTTATTATTgctttccacaaaaaaataggagtgttagatatttcgttttcaaaatagtccttaacataaaaaattttcacaaaactagAAAAGTAGATATAGTTCCATAATCtagcagcaattttaattagttattattttatttaatcattgtGTTTTTCTCCTGTGGGTAGAGGAAATCATTATACAGAGGAAAAGcggaaaacgataaaaaaaattgagaaaactaggaaaaacttataaagagatccaaaaaatcgtaaaatgctCTCCTCAAATGATAGAAAATGCCTTTaattatagaaacaaaaatgaaactcGTAGACAAAAGCGCAAAAAATCCACTGCAGACGATCGCAATATAGTACGCTACTGCAAAATTAATCCTTTTGCTTCAGCCAGGAGCATCCATGACGAACTAAATTTGTCAGTTAATACTGAAACTGTTCGTAGGCGTTTGGAGCAGAACAAATTATTTGACAGAAGTCCACGAAAAAGACccccattaaaaaagaaacacaaggaAGCCCGCATATAATTTGCAAAAGAGCATGGCTCCTGACCCGCGTCTAAATGGCGAAACATATTGTGGTCAGACGGATCCAAAGTTGAGTTAGTTGGTAGTACAGGCTCTAGGAACTTTGTCCGACGTCCCCCTAACTCAGAATATAATCCCCGGTTTACCACAAAAACCGTTATACATAACGATGTCAAATCATGGTACGTGGTCGTTTTTCCCATTGTGGTGTTGGTCCAATTCACTTAATTGAAGCCATCAATGACCAAAGGGtatatgtcaaaatattatatgaggTAAAGTTAACACATGCCTCATGGAATATGCCATTGATATGGGTATATCAACGGGATAATGACTCTAAACATAATAGCAAGTGcgcaaaaaaatggtttaggGCCAACGGAGTTGAGGTTATGTGGTGATCTGCTTAGTCTCCTGACCTCAACCCCATTGCAAACCTGTGGACATATATCAAGAAGAAAGTAGCTGAAGAGAAACCAATCAATTCGAGAGATTTATGGCAAGTAGTGGAAGAGACTTCCAAAGGAATACCAATAAAGCGTTGCCAGGATATCATAGACTCCATGCCTCGAAGATGTGATGCTGTGTTAAAAAAATCGAGGTTATTCAacggaaaattaattattttaatattttgtgaaactttggaagcattttatattaaaaatatagaacggTCACGTATTCCATAAAatactcctatttttttgtggaactagttttttagtttacttgatataaactgcgatataaaattttgcttatgcttaattgaaataaatgaaatctggaaatattaatagatcTTTAACAAATTACattgtgcaaaaattttgaaaaaaacaaacatttttgttaatgaaaaataacaattcgTTTTTCTCATGTGGccactcctatttttttgtggacaactgtatatatatttttttaatattgaatataagcttatgttaataaatatatttcctcTTTGTGAATCGTACTACTTTTAACATAAACATTGCAAACACaattaaattatactttttaattgcaTTCACATATTTTTCCTAACacctaatatttattttttattgtgttttagGTAACAACTTGGAACaccagaaaaatatttacattcgaGCTTAGAGTCCTATTATTAAACTAATCATCATAATCTATTAATAATTGTCATTGTATGCATAAATTATAAAGATGAGTAAAAAGTCATCCCATATCCGtttgaataaaaagaaaacggGAGCAAAACTTCGGAAACACAACGATTCTTCCGAAGAATTTGATTATCTGTCAGATAGTACCGATCACGTAGATTTCAGTGTTTTGGACGAAATCCGTGTAAAGTATGAGGAACTCCAAGATGACAGTGACTCAGGAGTTCATTATCAAATCGAATGCACAGACTATGTAATGGAAAACAGTGATTCGGAAATatcacaaaataaacaaaacaaaccaaATAAAAACTTAGAGCTTAAGGAGTGGGCAATTAGAAACAATGTACCCCTTAATACTTTGACAGACTTATTGGAGACTTTACACAAAATAGGTGTAAATGATATAGCCTCATCAGCGGGATTGCTTCTATGCACAAAAAGAGATACGGAAGAAATAAGTGACGCATCTTGTTCACCGAAATGTTTAAGCCCTAGTCAATCTGTAAAAGAGAGAGTTAGTTTAGACAGGAAAGTAGATAAAACCAAAACCCAGTATGCTGAAGATGAAGAGTACTTGGACTTTTCATCCATAATGCCTCTAAC belongs to Bactrocera dorsalis isolate Fly_Bdor chromosome 1, ASM2337382v1, whole genome shotgun sequence and includes:
- the LOC105222038 gene encoding actin-related protein 2/3 complex subunit 4 → MAATLKPYLTAVRHSLTAAMCLQDFPSQVVERHNKPEVEVCSSKELVLTPVVISRNERERVLIEPSINSVRVSIAVKQADEIEKILCHKFTRFMMRRAESFIILRRKPIDGYDISFLITNFHTEQMYKHKLVDFVISFMEEIDKEISEMKLAVNARARTCAEEFLKRF
- the LOC105222041 gene encoding uncharacterized protein LOC105222041, with the protein product MSKKSSHIRLNKKKTGAKLRKHNDSSEEFDYLSDSTDHVDFSVLDEIRVKYEELQDDSDSGVHYQIECTDYVMENSDSEISQNKQNKPNKNLELKEWAIRNNVPLNTLTDLLETLHKIGVNDIASSAGLLLCTKRDTEEISDASCSPKCLSPSQSVKERVSLDRKVDKTKTQYAEDEEYLDFSSIMPLTSTEQLLAVETQLQDKDGFDAMRRLLFKTKSFKGSVDGVLRSLFSDRLMVHYNLEGRKGKLALLKLKCIDVIFDLFPEYPKEQLFLAIRQSVASSHNRNKQQKHKLKKKISLSVK
- the LOC105222039 gene encoding telomerase Cajal body protein 1 homolog: MEVRSIKNGDKMIIDNTASFSLNENISCSDIDMSAEEASPVVKNTIIFKENTRDLSAKFTDISLDESCIDTVVIEENIIESDTLNDTAQNNETGLTENENAPEVNELFQTALLELGRRLWSSSPEKQHYTKGCLWSPDGTCILTPVHLDGMHVIELPRDLYTAFSTKTVSANRELSKLETAVHVKEGGTVYDYAWYPFMNSNAPETCCWLASRQHEPIHMWDAFNAELRCTYRGYDNVDEVESAIAVTFSNDGEKVYGGYKKSIKIFDTNVPGRDSSSISVKQAISCFALTTDNDRAVTTGSWNGNINHFDLRAPKLGPLFTLGGHNGGITWLRYAVLANSDNWSLFSGARKDNKILEWDMRNYSSPVREFTRNVATNQRIYFDVCPYDERWLVSGDTSGFLCIWDLENNVEEKLLLHGDCCNGANFHPSLPILATTSGQHHFVDMTEDEIASKCINTNLNAEDITIDYENALMLWWIGKNNIDDNASDLA
- the LOC105222037 gene encoding tubulin gamma-1 chain isoform X2, which gives rise to MPSEIITLQLGQCGNQIGFEFWKRLCLEHGISPNGVLEDYATDGLDRKDVFFYQADDNHYIPRAVLLDLEPRVINTIMTSTHAKLYNPENIYLSKHGGGAGNNWASGFSQGEKLHEEVFDIIDREADGSDSLEGFVLCHSIAGGTGSGMGSYIMERLADRFPKKLLQTYSVFPNQDEISDVVVQPYNSLLTLKRLTVCADCVVVLDNTALNRIAADRLHIENPTFAQINNLVSTIMSVSTTTLRYPSYMNNNLIGLTAPLIPTPQLHFLMTGYTPLTTENDPNLSVRKTTVLDVMRRLLQPKNMMVSSGPDKTNHHCYISILNIIQGEVDPTQVHKSLQRIRERKLAQFIPWGPASIQVALSRSSPYVQSNHKVSGLMMANHTGITSLFNRALAQYDKLRKRGAFLDQFRREDMFKDDLSELDHSKLVLDCLSQEYEAATRPNYLQWSPSNVQQGF
- the LOC105222037 gene encoding tubulin gamma-1 chain isoform X1, translating into MPSEIITLQLGQCGNQIGFEFWKRLCLEHGISPNGVLEDYATDGLDRKDVFFYQADDNHYIPRAVLLDLEPRVINTIMTSTHAKLYNPENIYLSKHGGGAGNNWASGFSQGEKLHEEVFDIIDREADGSDSLEGFVLCHSIAGGTGSGMGSYIMERLADRFPKKLLQTYSVFPNQDEISDVVVQPYNSLLTLKRLTVCADCVVVLDNTALNRIAADRLHIENPTFAQINNLVSTIMSVSTTTLRYPSYMNNNLIGLTAPLIPTPQLHFLMTGYTPLTTENDVSFRDTHLHTYLHTRFSKLRIFQPNLSVRKTTVLDVMRRLLQPKNMMVSSGPDKTNHHCYISILNIIQGEVDPTQVHKSLQRIRERKLAQFIPWGPASIQVALSRSSPYVQSNHKVSGLMMANHTGITSLFNRALAQYDKLRKRGAFLDQFRREDMFKDDLSELDHSKLVLDCLSQEYEAATRPNYLQWSPSNVQQGF